One Roseimicrobium gellanilyticum genomic window carries:
- a CDS encoding zinc-binding alcohol dehydrogenase family protein, producing MLALSLTSARQFAFIEQEEPTSPSANEALIRVHAVGVCGTDVSGYLGKMPFIQFPRILGHELGVEVVSVGEEVTHVHPGDRCSVEPYLNCGACAPCLAGRTNCCETLQVLGVHCDGGLRPLIKVPAHKLHPANDLAFDQLALVETLAIGCHAVNRGAPQSHETVLVLGAGPIGLSVIEFVRLTGARLHVIEPNPARRAFLQTNYGIDAAHAHALVEPDAFFGANSGRGADVIFDATGHPGSMSRCFEYGAFGARLVYVGITSEPVTLPDPLFHRRELTLMATRNAVPTDFTRILGLIRDGHIKTSPWITHRTGFSSVPDQFDAWLRPESGVVKAMIEME from the coding sequence ATGCTCGCCCTCTCCCTCACCTCCGCACGCCAGTTCGCCTTCATCGAGCAGGAGGAGCCGACCTCACCCTCGGCAAATGAAGCTCTCATCCGTGTGCACGCCGTTGGCGTCTGCGGCACGGATGTGAGTGGTTATCTGGGCAAGATGCCGTTCATCCAATTTCCGCGCATCCTCGGCCACGAACTCGGCGTTGAAGTCGTCTCCGTGGGCGAAGAGGTGACCCATGTACACCCCGGCGATCGCTGCTCCGTGGAACCTTATCTCAACTGCGGCGCCTGCGCTCCTTGCCTCGCTGGCCGTACCAATTGCTGCGAAACACTGCAAGTACTCGGCGTGCACTGTGATGGTGGCCTCCGTCCGCTCATCAAGGTACCCGCGCACAAGCTGCATCCCGCGAACGACCTCGCCTTTGATCAACTCGCGCTCGTGGAGACACTCGCCATCGGCTGCCACGCGGTGAATCGTGGCGCTCCTCAATCACACGAGACAGTCCTCGTGTTGGGTGCGGGTCCCATCGGTCTGAGCGTCATCGAATTCGTCCGTCTCACAGGCGCCAGGCTGCATGTCATCGAACCCAACCCCGCACGACGAGCCTTCCTGCAAACAAACTACGGCATCGATGCGGCCCATGCCCATGCGCTTGTCGAGCCTGATGCCTTCTTCGGCGCCAATAGTGGTCGCGGCGCGGATGTCATCTTTGATGCCACCGGTCACCCCGGCAGCATGAGCCGCTGCTTCGAGTATGGGGCTTTCGGCGCTCGCCTCGTGTATGTGGGCATCACCTCCGAACCTGTCACGCTGCCTGACCCACTCTTCCATCGTCGTGAGCTTACCCTCATGGCCACACGCAATGCGGTGCCTACGGACTTCACACGCATCCTCGGGCTCATTCGCGATGGGCACATCAAGACCTCACCATGGATCACCCATCGTACTGGTTTCAGTTCCGTGCCGGATCAGTTCGACGCCTGGCTGCGCCCAGAAAGTGGTGTGGTGAAGGCAATGATCGAGATGGAGTGA
- a CDS encoding ATP-dependent Clp protease ATP-binding subunit, with product MNNFTPRAQQVLALARKEADRFNHNYVGTEHLLLGLIKLGQGVAVNVLTKLGVDLDSVRLQVEQQTSGGPDTKMVGNIPYTPRVKKVLALASKEAKALNHSYVGTEHLLLGLLREGEGVAAQVLRQLDVNLEKARNEILKELDPNLGGSEEEEEEGGGGGESAPSSGGSKKESKTPALKAFGRDLTELAQKGELDPVIGRSNEIERVIQILCRRTKNNPVLIGEAGVGKTAIVEGLAQEIAAGNIPEILRDKKVIVLDLALMVAGTKYRGQFEERIKAVMDEIRRTKNVILFLDELHTIVGAGGAEGAMDASNILKPALSRGEMQCVGATTLNEYRKYIEKDAALERRFQQVKVDEPSVEDAIKILHGLKGKYESHHKARYAPKSLEAAVNLSSRYLPSRFLPDKAIDIMDEAGAKARISAMTRPPELKTIEAEIEAIRAEKEVAIKDQDFEKAATLRDSEKNAKKKYDDVLEAWRANSTERTVDVSEEDIMAVVSKWTGVPLQRMEQAEAEKLLKMEDELKKRIIGQDEAVVAISKALRRSRADLKDPKRPIGSFIFLGPTGVGKTFLAKNLAEFMFGSSEALIQLDMSEYMEKHTASRLIGAPPGYVGYEEGGQLSEAVRRRPYSVVLFDEVEKAHPDVMHLLLQILEEGQITDNFGRKIDFRNTIVILTSNVGAETIKRQTSLGFGAMVQDVADHGSMKSKVMEAAKKFFKPEFINRLDDIVCFRMLEKEDLTRIVDLEVNKVLARLKNKRITLTLEESAREFLMTEGYDPQYGARPMRRAVEKHIEDPLAEHLLRGDVKEGDTVKVLHEKDAKVLKFISLGETPPPTEAITASSEKP from the coding sequence ATGAATAATTTCACCCCACGTGCCCAGCAGGTGCTGGCACTCGCCCGCAAGGAGGCGGATCGGTTCAACCACAACTACGTGGGTACCGAGCATCTCCTCCTTGGTCTGATCAAACTTGGCCAGGGCGTGGCCGTCAATGTCCTCACCAAGCTGGGTGTGGACCTTGACTCGGTGCGCCTGCAGGTGGAGCAGCAGACCAGCGGTGGACCCGACACCAAGATGGTCGGGAACATCCCCTACACCCCGCGCGTGAAGAAGGTGCTCGCCCTCGCCTCCAAGGAGGCCAAGGCGCTGAACCACTCCTATGTGGGCACGGAGCACTTGCTGCTCGGCCTGCTGCGCGAAGGTGAAGGTGTGGCCGCCCAGGTGCTGCGCCAGCTCGACGTGAATCTCGAAAAGGCCCGCAACGAAATCCTCAAGGAACTCGACCCCAATCTCGGCGGCAGCGAGGAGGAAGAGGAAGAAGGTGGCGGCGGCGGCGAAAGCGCACCGTCCTCCGGCGGCTCCAAGAAGGAAAGCAAGACCCCGGCCCTCAAGGCCTTCGGTCGCGACCTCACGGAACTGGCCCAGAAAGGCGAACTCGATCCGGTCATCGGCCGCTCGAACGAAATCGAGCGCGTCATCCAGATCCTGTGCCGCCGCACGAAGAACAATCCCGTGCTCATCGGTGAAGCCGGTGTGGGCAAGACCGCCATTGTGGAAGGTCTCGCCCAGGAAATCGCCGCTGGGAACATCCCGGAAATCCTCCGGGACAAGAAGGTCATTGTACTCGACCTCGCCCTCATGGTCGCCGGTACGAAGTATCGCGGCCAGTTCGAAGAACGCATCAAGGCGGTGATGGACGAAATCCGTCGCACCAAGAATGTGATCCTCTTCCTCGACGAGCTGCACACCATCGTGGGTGCAGGCGGTGCGGAAGGTGCCATGGACGCGAGCAACATCCTGAAGCCCGCCCTCTCCCGCGGAGAGATGCAGTGCGTGGGCGCGACCACCCTGAACGAGTATCGCAAGTACATCGAGAAGGATGCCGCCCTCGAGCGCCGCTTCCAGCAGGTGAAGGTGGACGAGCCCAGCGTGGAGGACGCCATCAAGATTCTTCATGGCCTGAAAGGCAAGTACGAGTCCCACCACAAGGCCCGCTATGCACCGAAGTCCCTCGAAGCCGCGGTGAATCTCAGCAGCCGCTACCTGCCCTCCCGTTTCCTGCCGGACAAGGCGATCGACATCATGGACGAAGCTGGCGCCAAGGCCCGCATCTCCGCGATGACGCGCCCGCCTGAGCTGAAGACCATCGAGGCCGAGATCGAAGCGATCCGCGCCGAGAAGGAGGTGGCTATCAAGGATCAGGACTTCGAGAAAGCCGCCACCCTGCGCGACTCTGAAAAGAACGCGAAGAAGAAATATGACGACGTCCTGGAAGCCTGGCGCGCCAACAGCACGGAACGCACCGTGGATGTGAGCGAAGAGGACATCATGGCCGTGGTCAGCAAGTGGACCGGCGTCCCGCTCCAGCGCATGGAGCAGGCCGAGGCCGAGAAGCTGCTGAAGATGGAAGACGAGCTGAAGAAGCGCATCATCGGCCAGGACGAGGCCGTGGTTGCCATCAGCAAGGCCCTCCGCCGCAGCCGTGCCGACCTCAAGGATCCGAAGCGGCCGATTGGCTCCTTCATCTTCCTGGGCCCCACCGGCGTGGGCAAGACCTTCCTCGCGAAGAACCTGGCTGAGTTCATGTTCGGTTCGTCCGAAGCACTCATCCAGCTCGACATGAGCGAGTACATGGAGAAGCACACCGCGAGCCGCCTCATCGGCGCACCTCCCGGATACGTGGGCTATGAAGAGGGCGGTCAGCTCTCCGAGGCGGTTCGCCGCCGTCCGTACAGCGTGGTCCTCTTCGACGAAGTGGAAAAGGCGCACCCGGACGTGATGCACCTGCTCCTCCAGATCCTGGAGGAAGGCCAGATCACGGACAACTTCGGCCGCAAGATCGACTTCCGGAACACCATCGTCATCCTGACCTCGAACGTCGGTGCCGAAACCATCAAGCGCCAGACATCCCTCGGATTCGGCGCCATGGTGCAGGACGTGGCCGACCACGGTTCGATGAAATCCAAGGTGATGGAAGCCGCGAAGAAGTTCTTCAAGCCTGAGTTCATCAACCGCCTGGACGACATCGTGTGCTTCCGCATGCTGGAGAAGGAAGACCTTACCCGCATCGTGGACCTCGAAGTCAACAAGGTGCTGGCCCGCCTCAAGAACAAGCGCATCACGCTCACTCTCGAAGAGAGCGCCCGCGAGTTCCTGATGACGGAAGGCTACGACCCGCAGTATGGCGCCCGTCCGATGCGTCGCGCCGTGGAGAAGCACATCGAGGACCCCCTCGCCGAGCATCTCCTGCGTGGCGACGTGAAGGAAGGCGATACCGTGAAGGTGCTGCACGAGAAGGACGCCAAGGTGCTGAAGTTCATCAGCCTCGGCGAAACTCCTCCTCCCACAGAGGCCATCACCGCCAGCAGCGAGAAGCCGTAA
- a CDS encoding protein arginine kinase, with product MRFSTLLKNPADWMQGTGPHSDVVMTSRIRLARNLRNWSFPGWSSERQRVDLMNEVRPVVATLPEMKDGFNEEYTNLTKTRKQVLVERHLVSREHAARSTGCAVVIDRKQSTSIMINEEDHFRMQGIRPGLDLRTAYEIVNRVDTELEAHLLYAFDQRLGYLTACPTNVGTGMRASVMLHLPALVLTEQIKQVMNAVSKIGLAVRGLYGEGTEALGNLFQVSNQHTLGETEAELINRIEGVAEHIVQAEVSARDKLLHESPTNLRDQVGRAYATLRFSHILNSKEALNHLSMLRLGADMDLVTGCDRGLVDMLLLAIQPAHLQLAAGRDLSPEDRDIRRAEITRRVLQSVPEPLNVSIDNDQSADPSAPSPDSDDE from the coding sequence ATGCGCTTCTCCACCCTCCTCAAAAACCCCGCTGACTGGATGCAGGGAACCGGTCCCCACTCGGACGTGGTGATGACCTCCCGCATTCGTCTGGCACGCAACCTGCGAAACTGGTCCTTCCCGGGCTGGTCCTCGGAGCGGCAGCGGGTGGATTTGATGAATGAAGTGCGCCCCGTAGTGGCCACGCTTCCGGAAATGAAAGACGGCTTCAACGAAGAGTACACCAATCTCACCAAGACCCGGAAACAGGTCCTGGTAGAGAGGCACCTCGTGAGCCGCGAGCACGCCGCCCGCTCCACCGGTTGCGCGGTGGTCATCGACCGGAAACAGAGCACCTCCATCATGATCAATGAGGAGGACCACTTCCGCATGCAGGGCATTCGCCCCGGGCTGGACCTGCGCACGGCCTATGAAATCGTGAATCGCGTGGACACCGAGTTGGAGGCCCACCTTCTCTACGCCTTTGACCAGCGGCTGGGCTACCTGACGGCCTGCCCCACGAATGTGGGCACCGGCATGCGCGCCTCTGTGATGCTGCACCTGCCGGCTCTCGTCCTCACGGAGCAGATCAAGCAGGTGATGAATGCGGTGAGCAAGATCGGGCTGGCCGTGCGCGGCCTGTACGGCGAGGGCACCGAAGCCCTCGGAAATCTCTTCCAGGTCTCCAACCAGCACACTCTGGGCGAGACTGAAGCGGAGCTTATCAACCGCATCGAAGGCGTGGCCGAGCACATCGTGCAGGCTGAGGTGAGCGCGAGGGACAAGCTCCTGCACGAAAGCCCCACCAATTTGCGCGACCAAGTGGGCCGCGCCTATGCCACGCTGCGCTTTTCACATATTCTGAATTCCAAGGAAGCACTGAACCACCTCTCCATGCTGCGCCTCGGGGCGGACATGGACCTCGTCACCGGCTGCGACCGCGGCTTGGTGGACATGCTTCTCCTGGCCATCCAGCCGGCGCATTTGCAGCTGGCGGCGGGCCGTGACCTTTCACCAGAAGACCGGGACATACGGCGGGCGGAAATCACCCGGCGCGTCTTGCAATCCGTTCCTGAGCCTCTTAACGTATCTATTGATAATGACCAAAGTGCGGATCCGTCCGCACCATCCCCTGACTCCGATGATGAATAA
- a CDS encoding SDR family NAD(P)-dependent oxidoreductase — MENQTAIVTGGGTGLGLGITRCLAQAGAKVVITGRREELLQQAAAAIGPQVIPMAVDVTDSAALPPFVDRVTREVGAPDILVNNAGIHVKKPALEMTDEDFNSVLHTHLTGAFALTRATAPGMLERGKGSIVFVSSMTAYMGMPLVAGYATAKSGVIGLVRTLSAEFAPKGVRINAVAPGWIDTPMLRRAVSADSERERKIRGRIQIEGFGAPEDVGWAVVYLCSEAAKYVTGVILPIDGGGHASF, encoded by the coding sequence TTGGAAAATCAAACCGCCATTGTAACGGGTGGTGGCACCGGCCTCGGTCTTGGCATCACCCGCTGCCTCGCACAGGCAGGTGCAAAGGTGGTGATCACCGGACGCCGTGAAGAGCTCCTTCAGCAAGCAGCGGCAGCGATTGGACCGCAAGTCATCCCGATGGCTGTGGATGTCACTGATAGCGCTGCACTGCCGCCCTTTGTGGATCGCGTGACCAGGGAAGTGGGAGCACCGGACATCCTGGTGAACAACGCTGGCATCCACGTGAAGAAGCCCGCACTGGAAATGACGGACGAGGATTTCAACAGCGTGCTGCACACCCACCTCACCGGTGCCTTCGCCCTCACGCGTGCCACCGCACCCGGTATGCTGGAGCGTGGCAAAGGAAGCATCGTCTTCGTGAGTTCCATGACGGCCTACATGGGCATGCCTCTGGTCGCTGGCTACGCGACTGCAAAGAGCGGCGTCATCGGGCTCGTGCGCACACTTTCCGCCGAGTTCGCTCCCAAAGGCGTGCGTATCAATGCCGTGGCTCCCGGCTGGATTGATACTCCCATGCTGCGCCGTGCCGTCAGCGCCGACTCGGAGCGCGAGCGCAAGATTCGCGGCCGCATTCAAATCGAAGGCTTCGGCGCCCCCGAAGACGTGGGCTGGGCCGTGGTGTATCTCTGCTCAGAAGCCGCCAAGTATGTGACCGGTGTCATCCTGCCGATTGATGGCGGCGGGCATGCGAGTTTTTAA